In a genomic window of Rhodobacter sp. 24-YEA-8:
- a CDS encoding Gfo/Idh/MocA family oxidoreductase — protein sequence MTVRIGIIGAGIMGADHAKIFAEDLPGAELRLVVDASADRAETLARAYGAGAGTDADALIARADIDAVLIASPDFTHAPLTKACLAAGKPVLCEKPLSPLSSECLEVMAAEEASGRQSVQLGFMRRYDQSYQEMRGALRDGLIGRAVMMHNFHRNVENPAADFTADMAITNSAPHEFDATRFVLGTDYVAVTAFSPQLASGRVGPVVMVLETDQGQVVTIEVNNNAAYGYDVRGELVGETGAVSLSAPLHSRIDRGLQQVTTYAADWRPRFAEAYRRQNRAFIDFVRSGVFPADGANAWDGYAASVIAEAGVTSLKEGRRVVVEMIAQPDFYRKRTD from the coding sequence ATGACTGTCAGAATTGGAATTATCGGCGCCGGGATTATGGGGGCCGATCACGCGAAGATCTTCGCCGAAGACCTGCCGGGGGCAGAACTGCGCCTTGTGGTCGATGCTTCGGCAGATCGTGCAGAGACGCTCGCCCGCGCTTATGGCGCCGGGGCCGGCACCGATGCGGACGCGCTGATTGCGCGTGCCGATATCGACGCCGTGCTGATCGCCAGCCCCGATTTCACCCATGCGCCGCTGACCAAAGCCTGCCTTGCGGCGGGAAAGCCGGTGCTTTGCGAAAAGCCGCTCTCGCCGCTTTCATCGGAATGCCTTGAGGTCATGGCGGCGGAAGAGGCCAGCGGCCGTCAGTCAGTGCAGCTTGGCTTCATGCGCCGCTATGACCAGTCCTACCAGGAGATGCGCGGCGCACTGCGCGACGGGCTGATCGGGCGCGCGGTGATGATGCACAACTTCCACCGCAATGTCGAAAACCCCGCCGCCGATTTCACCGCCGATATGGCGATCACCAATTCCGCGCCGCATGAATTCGACGCGACCCGTTTCGTATTGGGAACGGATTATGTCGCCGTGACGGCCTTCTCGCCGCAACTCGCCAGTGGCAGGGTCGGGCCCGTGGTGATGGTGCTGGAAACGGACCAGGGCCAGGTCGTCACCATCGAGGTGAATAACAACGCCGCCTATGGCTATGACGTGCGCGGCGAGCTGGTCGGGGAAACCGGTGCGGTTTCGCTTTCCGCCCCGCTGCATTCGCGCATCGACCGCGGCCTGCAACAGGTCACCACCTATGCCGCCGACTGGCGCCCGCGCTTTGCCGAGGCCTATCGCCGCCAGAACCGCGCTTTCATCGACTTTGTCCGCAGCGGGGTCTTTCCGGCGGATGGGGCCAATGCCTGGGATGGTTACGCCGCATCGGTGATTGCCGAGGCCGGGGTGACCTCGCTGAAAGAGGGGCGGCGGGTTGTCGTTGAAATGATCGCGCAGCCGGATTTCTACCGCAAAAGGACAGACTGA
- a CDS encoding branched-chain amino acid ABC transporter permease — MIRSPVRRDVVIALVLFLLMLAVPLLTGTRYVLTQLTVFFIWAVVASQWNLVLGVAGIFSLAQMALFAVGAYATAMLAYYIGLMLPAAMLLAALVTVGVSLVIGFACLRLKGPYVALLTLAIGQVMYLLVVNDTACFTTPASGCLPLFGGARGFSRFGDLGFRDLLGSKWYIGHYYTGLVLLLAAQLFCIAIIHGPLGLAFRGLRDNPGLALARGVSRMRYQLWVFGLSAFFTGLAGAFHAAHFGVVGPTAFAFAMLLFILAMIVVGGLGTTWGPLIGAALLMWADEGLREVSDWREIGIGLVLAGCVILFPKGLAGIRFRFGQGRGQRPDAPPAPPPHTRPV, encoded by the coding sequence ATGATCCGGTCTCCTGTCAGACGCGATGTCGTGATTGCGCTGGTGCTGTTTCTTCTGATGCTGGCGGTGCCATTGCTGACCGGCACCCGCTATGTGCTGACGCAGCTGACGGTTTTCTTCATCTGGGCGGTGGTGGCGAGCCAGTGGAACCTGGTTCTGGGCGTCGCGGGGATCTTTTCACTGGCGCAGATGGCGCTGTTCGCGGTCGGTGCCTATGCGACCGCGATGCTGGCCTATTATATCGGGCTGATGCTGCCCGCCGCGATGCTGCTGGCCGCCCTGGTGACGGTAGGTGTCTCGCTGGTGATCGGCTTTGCCTGCCTGAGGCTGAAAGGCCCCTATGTGGCGCTGCTGACGCTGGCGATTGGCCAGGTCATGTATCTTCTGGTCGTGAACGACACCGCCTGTTTCACCACGCCCGCCTCGGGCTGTCTGCCTTTGTTCGGCGGCGCGCGCGGCTTTTCGCGGTTCGGAGATCTGGGCTTTCGCGATCTTCTCGGCTCGAAATGGTATATCGGGCATTACTATACCGGGCTGGTGCTGCTGCTTGCCGCGCAGCTGTTCTGCATCGCGATCATCCATGGCCCGCTGGGACTGGCCTTTCGGGGCCTGCGCGACAATCCCGGCCTTGCACTGGCACGCGGCGTGTCGCGGATGCGCTATCAGCTCTGGGTCTTTGGCCTTTCCGCCTTTTTCACCGGCCTTGCCGGCGCCTTTCATGCCGCGCATTTCGGCGTGGTCGGGCCGACTGCTTTTGCATTCGCGATGCTTCTCTTCATCCTTGCGATGATCGTGGTCGGCGGGCTTGGCACCACATGGGGGCCCCTGATCGGCGCCGCGCTTCTGATGTGGGCCGATGAGGGGCTGCGCGAAGTGTCGGACTGGCGCGAGATCGGCATCGGGCTTGTGCTGGCGGGCTGCGTGATCCTTTTTCCCAAAGGGCTTGCCGGAATCCGGTTCAGGTTCGGCCAGGGGCGCGGTCAGAGACCGGATGCACCACCTGCGCCCCCGCCTCATACCAGGCCGGTCTGA
- a CDS encoding branched-chain amino acid ABC transporter permease, producing MDIATQILISGLTLGAVYAVSTIGLALIYGALNMLNMAQGGLLALGGYIAMWGMQAMGWPAPLAALAAMAAGAVAGGLIFVAAARPILGGEGFETRIFIATIGIGLMLESVILKTFGPQPQAQSLKLEGGIMIGQVNLPWQNVLIFVTALLMLVLVAGMLNRSRLGRAIRATSMNRDAAQLMGVPIRRIYLTILMLSGALAALSGIMISSMSGLLPNMGADPMLKAFIICVVAGLGNVPGAALTAFAIGMLEAVIQYIFGVQYAFAILLCLVIAVLIWRPQGVFGQKEVVRL from the coding sequence ATGGATATCGCAACCCAGATCCTGATTTCCGGGCTGACCCTCGGCGCGGTCTATGCCGTTTCAACGATCGGCCTTGCGCTGATTTACGGCGCACTGAACATGCTGAACATGGCGCAAGGCGGTCTGCTGGCGCTTGGCGGCTATATCGCCATGTGGGGGATGCAGGCGATGGGCTGGCCCGCACCGCTGGCCGCACTGGCCGCAATGGCGGCGGGAGCGGTGGCGGGCGGTCTGATCTTTGTCGCGGCCGCGCGGCCGATCCTTGGTGGCGAAGGCTTCGAGACCCGCATCTTCATCGCCACCATCGGCATCGGGCTGATGCTGGAAAGCGTGATCCTCAAGACCTTTGGCCCACAACCCCAGGCGCAGAGCCTTAAGCTTGAAGGCGGCATCATGATCGGCCAGGTCAACCTGCCCTGGCAAAATGTGCTGATCTTTGTCACAGCTCTGTTGATGCTGGTGCTGGTGGCGGGAATGCTGAACCGCTCGCGCCTCGGGCGGGCGATCCGGGCGACCTCGATGAACCGTGATGCAGCGCAGCTGATGGGTGTGCCGATCCGCCGGATCTACCTGACGATCCTGATGCTCTCGGGCGCACTGGCGGCGCTGTCGGGGATCATGATCTCGTCAATGTCGGGGCTGTTGCCGAATATGGGGGCGGACCCGATGCTGAAAGCCTTCATCATCTGTGTCGTGGCGGGGTTGGGGAATGTGCCGGGCGCCGCGCTGACCGCCTTTGCCATCGGTATGCTTGAGGCGGTCATCCAATACATCTTCGGCGTACAATATGCCTTCGCGATCCTGCTTTGTCTTGTGATCGCAGTGCTGATCTGGAGACCCCAGGGCGTCTTTGGCCAGAAAGAAGTGGTGCGGCTATGA
- a CDS encoding ABC transporter substrate-binding protein yields MKTLKLAAPNVIPGRRTFLKGVAGFGGAAGAMLAGMNDGARAQGSAIPVGQAAPLTDFAAADGVEFRNGLIMACDEINALGGILGRPLEPQFEDTKQMGDATNVQAVQRLIDRHGVHAVINGYNVGSGSAIPDVIADSGIIYVHYDATLGHTSLIESDPERYFGSFQGCAAEYWYGPGFLDFLKSLEANKEFTRPNNKMAVILSAGVYAANIANGVKERAAEYGWEISMFETVSVPISEWGPTLAKLREDPPAVICITHFFPADLAQFMVQFAPNPTNSLIYMQYGPMVPAFREIAGKASEGVIYATLVGDLQDEIGLDFEKRFKERFGEAAGHNSGAQPYDGAYLWAVGAALAGGSGEPDNADQNRLVADRMRNLIYRGVCGTTRMNPANNAARAFPTEVNDPSLGMPHQFLQIQDAAVGGKLIAPWPYATGPYVKPSWLK; encoded by the coding sequence ATGAAAACGCTGAAACTGGCAGCCCCAAATGTGATCCCCGGGCGGCGGACATTCCTCAAGGGCGTCGCCGGCTTCGGCGGTGCAGCGGGCGCGATGCTTGCGGGTATGAATGACGGCGCCCGCGCGCAGGGCAGCGCCATCCCGGTCGGCCAGGCGGCCCCCCTTACCGATTTCGCCGCCGCTGACGGGGTCGAGTTTCGCAACGGTCTGATCATGGCCTGTGACGAGATCAACGCGCTTGGCGGCATTCTCGGCCGCCCGCTGGAGCCTCAGTTCGAGGATACCAAGCAGATGGGCGATGCCACCAACGTCCAGGCCGTGCAGCGTCTGATCGACCGCCACGGCGTCCATGCGGTGATAAACGGCTATAATGTCGGCTCCGGCTCGGCGATCCCCGATGTCATCGCCGACAGCGGCATCATCTATGTCCATTATGACGCAACTTTGGGTCATACGAGCCTCATTGAATCCGACCCCGAGCGCTATTTCGGCTCCTTCCAGGGCTGTGCTGCGGAATACTGGTACGGGCCGGGTTTCCTCGATTTCCTGAAATCGCTGGAGGCGAATAAGGAATTTACCCGTCCGAACAACAAGATGGCGGTGATCCTTTCGGCGGGCGTCTATGCCGCGAATATCGCCAATGGCGTCAAAGAACGTGCCGCGGAATATGGCTGGGAGATTTCCATGTTCGAGACGGTTTCCGTGCCGATCTCGGAATGGGGTCCGACACTGGCGAAACTGCGTGAAGATCCGCCGGCAGTGATCTGCATCACCCATTTCTTCCCCGCCGATCTGGCGCAGTTCATGGTGCAATTCGCGCCCAACCCCACGAATTCGCTGATCTATATGCAATATGGCCCGATGGTCCCCGCCTTCCGCGAGATTGCCGGCAAGGCATCGGAAGGGGTGATCTATGCAACCCTGGTGGGCGATCTTCAGGATGAGATCGGGCTGGATTTCGAGAAACGTTTCAAAGAGCGGTTCGGCGAGGCTGCGGGCCATAATTCCGGGGCGCAACCTTATGATGGCGCCTATCTCTGGGCCGTGGGCGCGGCGCTCGCAGGGGGCAGCGGCGAGCCGGATAATGCCGACCAGAACCGCCTGGTCGCCGACCGGATGCGGAACCTGATCTATCGCGGCGTCTGTGGCACCACGCGGATGAACCCGGCAAACAACGCCGCGCGCGCCTTCCCGACCGAAGTGAACGACCCCTCGCTCGGCATGCCGCATCAGTTCCTGCAGATTCAGGATGCGGCCGTGGGCGGTAAGCTGATCGCGCCCTGGCCCTATGCGACCGGCCCCTATGTGAAACCGTCCTGGCTGAAATGA
- a CDS encoding class II histone deacetylase — MTTGLVSHELYHWHNTQNWNLVFPPGLTVQPGEHVENHETKRRIRNLLEVSGLLDYLAPIRPRPATEDEIARFHTREHIAKIRAISEAGWGDASYLTPLGAGSFDIALLAAGGTIAAMDAVLTGQVQNAYALVRPPGHHAERNIGMGFCLFGNVPVAIMHAQATHGLGRVATVDWDVHHGNGTQDAFYDSGDVLTISLHQDRLYPTHSGLHSERGTGKGEGYNLNIPLPPGCGNGAYIEAFRRVVLPALERYKPDLIVVPSGFDACAVDPMGRMMVTSEGYRQMTAMLMEAADRLCGGRLMMSHEGGYSAMYAPYCGLAVLEEMSGIRTHVSDPWAEHAGWGQQELQPHQAAMIADSAALLDAIR; from the coding sequence ATGACCACCGGCCTCGTGTCGCATGAGCTGTATCACTGGCATAATACCCAGAACTGGAACCTGGTTTTCCCGCCGGGCCTGACGGTGCAGCCGGGCGAACATGTCGAAAACCACGAGACCAAGCGGCGGATCCGCAATCTGCTCGAGGTCTCCGGCCTGCTGGATTACCTCGCACCGATCAGACCGCGCCCCGCGACGGAGGATGAGATCGCGCGTTTTCACACCCGCGAGCATATCGCGAAGATCAGGGCGATCAGCGAGGCGGGCTGGGGCGATGCCTCATACCTCACGCCACTTGGCGCCGGGAGTTTCGACATCGCGCTGCTGGCGGCGGGCGGCACGATTGCCGCGATGGATGCGGTGCTGACCGGCCAGGTGCAGAATGCCTATGCCCTGGTGCGCCCGCCGGGACATCATGCCGAGCGCAATATCGGCATGGGGTTCTGCCTTTTCGGCAATGTGCCGGTGGCGATCATGCATGCCCAGGCGACGCATGGCCTGGGCCGTGTCGCGACAGTGGACTGGGATGTCCACCACGGCAACGGCACCCAGGACGCGTTTTATGACAGCGGCGATGTGCTGACGATCTCGCTGCATCAGGATCGGCTTTACCCGACCCATTCCGGCCTGCATTCCGAGCGCGGCACCGGCAAAGGCGAGGGCTACAATCTCAATATCCCGCTGCCGCCGGGCTGCGGCAATGGCGCCTATATCGAGGCGTTCCGCCGTGTCGTCCTGCCCGCGCTCGAGCGTTACAAGCCCGATCTGATCGTGGTGCCCTCAGGGTTCGACGCCTGCGCGGTCGACCCGATGGGGCGGATGATGGTGACCTCGGAAGGCTATCGCCAGATGACCGCCATGCTGATGGAGGCCGCCGACCGGCTGTGCGGCGGGCGTCTCATGATGTCACATGAGGGCGGATATTCGGCGATGTATGCCCCCTATTGCGGCCTTGCCGTGCTGGAAGAAATGAGCGGGATCCGCACCCATGTCAGCGACCCCTGGGCCGAACATGCAGGCTGGGGCCAGCAGGAATTGCAGCCACATCAGGCCGCGATGATTGCCGATTCGGCGGCGCTTCTCGACGCGATCAGATAA
- a CDS encoding sugar phosphate isomerase/epimerase, giving the protein MKLGFVTDSLGGDSFEGVLETAARLGVAGLEVNTGGWSTAPHFDLALMTRDAGARKAFMKAFADRGLELICLNANGNPLHPTEPHQAECLRDTIRIAGDMGITKIVTMSGLPAGREGDLMPNWVVASWPPETQKILEWQWHEKLIPFWSEMSDLATASGVSQIALEMHGNQCVYNVPSLLKLRDAVGPVIGANLDPSHLFWMGADPLAAAGALGEAIFHVHAKDTFLNAPKQATTSLLENGGLMDIPARSWSYITLGFGHGEEWWRQFCYRLKMAGYDGWLSIEHEDVLLNSREGLEKSITLLRNVMPARDADFRPQAI; this is encoded by the coding sequence ATGAAGCTTGGTTTTGTAACAGACAGTCTCGGCGGAGACAGCTTTGAAGGCGTGCTGGAGACGGCTGCCCGTCTTGGCGTCGCGGGGCTTGAGGTCAATACCGGCGGCTGGTCGACCGCGCCGCATTTCGACCTTGCGCTGATGACGCGCGATGCCGGCGCGCGCAAAGCCTTCATGAAGGCCTTTGCAGATCGCGGACTGGAGCTGATCTGCCTGAATGCAAACGGCAATCCGCTGCATCCGACCGAACCGCATCAGGCGGAATGCCTGCGCGATACCATCCGCATCGCGGGCGATATGGGGATCACGAAGATCGTGACCATGTCGGGTCTGCCGGCCGGGCGCGAGGGGGATCTGATGCCGAACTGGGTCGTGGCAAGCTGGCCGCCCGAGACGCAAAAGATCCTCGAATGGCAATGGCATGAAAAGCTGATCCCGTTCTGGAGCGAGATGTCTGATCTGGCGACGGCCTCGGGCGTGTCGCAGATCGCACTCGAAATGCATGGCAATCAATGCGTCTATAACGTGCCCTCGCTTCTGAAGCTGCGGGATGCGGTCGGGCCGGTGATCGGCGCCAATCTCGACCCGAGCCATCTGTTCTGGATGGGGGCCGACCCTCTGGCCGCAGCCGGGGCGCTTGGCGAGGCGATCTTTCATGTCCATGCCAAGGATACCTTCCTCAATGCGCCGAAACAGGCAACCACCAGCCTGCTGGAAAACGGCGGTCTGATGGATATTCCGGCCCGCAGCTGGTCTTACATCACGCTCGGCTTCGGCCATGGCGAGGAATGGTGGCGGCAGTTCTGCTATCGGCTGAAGATGGCGGGGTATGATGGCTGGCTCTCAATCGAGCATGAGGATGTGCTGCTGAATTCGCGCGAAGGTCTCGAGAAATCCATCACGCTTTTGCGCAATGTGATGCCCGCGCGCGATGCGGATTTCCGGCCTCAGGCGATCTGA
- a CDS encoding ABC transporter ATP-binding protein, producing MTEPATILACEGVTKQYGALKAVNALDFTVRRGEVLGIGGPNGAGKTTLFDVLSGLSPATAGRVLLAGKEITADAPDRICHQGLARTFQLNAAFDSMSLRDNVRLAAQFGRRARAMPGLRLSRATQEAADQALDFVGLTPRGATLAGQAPVIDRKLLMIASALATDPKILLMDEPVGGLTHAETDVIMDCVQRLKARGVTIILIEHVMRFLVGLSERVMILHHGEKIFEGPPGGLVEDATVVDVYLGAGASERLRGHLNGGAA from the coding sequence ATGACGGAGCCCGCGACGATCCTCGCCTGCGAGGGGGTGACCAAACAATATGGCGCGCTGAAAGCCGTCAACGCGCTGGACTTCACGGTCCGGCGCGGCGAGGTGCTGGGGATCGGCGGGCCGAATGGTGCGGGAAAGACCACGCTTTTCGACGTGCTCTCCGGCCTCTCGCCCGCGACCGCCGGTCGGGTGCTGCTGGCTGGCAAAGAGATCACCGCTGACGCCCCCGACCGCATCTGTCATCAGGGCCTTGCACGAACCTTCCAGCTGAATGCGGCCTTTGATTCCATGTCATTGCGCGACAATGTGCGGCTGGCGGCGCAATTCGGGCGCCGCGCGCGGGCGATGCCCGGGCTGCGGCTTTCACGCGCGACGCAGGAGGCCGCCGATCAGGCGCTGGACTTCGTGGGGCTGACCCCGCGCGGGGCGACACTCGCGGGCCAGGCGCCGGTGATCGACCGTAAACTGCTGATGATCGCCTCGGCTTTGGCGACCGATCCGAAGATCCTGCTGATGGATGAACCGGTCGGCGGCCTGACCCATGCCGAGACCGATGTGATCATGGATTGCGTCCAGAGGCTGAAGGCGCGCGGCGTGACAATCATCCTGATCGAGCATGTGATGCGCTTTCTCGTAGGCCTGTCCGAACGCGTGATGATCCTCCATCACGGTGAGAAGATTTTCGAAGGCCCGCCCGGCGGACTGGTCGAAGATGCCACTGTGGTTGATGTCTATCTCGGGGCCGGCGCCTCTGAACGCTTGCGCGGCCATCTCAATGGAGGTGCCGCATGA
- a CDS encoding LuxR C-terminal-related transcriptional regulator, whose protein sequence is MATVIDTKIHPPLLRSTLLRREAALALMDQALAHPLTVLRAPAGFGKTTLVAQWGAGLEETGFAWLSLDPMADSGRSFILHLIRAVGRALPAPDMALQNLITSESLSATGALAALVAAVLAAGRPLVLVLDDLHRLTSAEALAFLQSLIDHAPSRLHIVLISRSDPPLHLAHLRARGQLVRIPDSALRFSRAETADFLHESLGLTMEPAELTTLHTRTEGWIAALQLAGLAMNEEGDRPGFLARFSGADGDIAAFLGQEVLSRLPGDMMDFLSRSAVLEWFDADLAAQVTGHQDAAAMIRRIDQANLFLVALTPSRTTFRYHHLFADLLRSLPRTAELAPALNRAAADCLSARGLEIDAVHYALAAGDTLRAAELVETCCMAAVKLGQITRLRAWLERLPPGVNDSRPRLLLAQAWVYFHSSAPRRALTCVRAARDLLRQTQSDAALPRETHAALWAEMQVLGVGALSAGERSARARRMALTLLPGLPHQEHFLRGTLNNVLGFCEYPLGSLGPARLACSRGRAAHEQAGSVFGMAYSELILGLIEKSAGNLQIARQHFASGADMAREALGAGSYAEAMAAVFQAELAYESDDLDAAARHLADHRGEMEAFGLVVHEMTVRLSAARLSAARGETAAAIAILSEAEVSGARNHYRRLVASALNDHVRLLLAGGNAALARGVLMARGVSEDSSESPGAPSTAHEMEQIALSRVLIAEGTAAAAHERLTRIVGRLRYSGRLRRLVQVQAVNAIAALNAGERMAALNAISEAVETAFRQGALRSLLDEGAALARVIDWARPRIPSWSRDVALSAFVTGLHSRLAPSAPAAGPQTQAPPPLLSPKEAEVAAALQAGASNREISEQLAISMDTVKWHLKNIFSKLGVSSRIQAVLALSARGDRPDPHPKGW, encoded by the coding sequence ATGGCGACCGTTATAGACACCAAGATTCACCCCCCGCTCTTACGGTCGACGCTCTTGCGGCGCGAGGCGGCCCTTGCGCTGATGGATCAGGCGCTGGCGCATCCGCTGACGGTCCTGCGCGCGCCGGCTGGGTTTGGAAAAACGACATTGGTGGCACAATGGGGCGCCGGGCTTGAGGAAACGGGTTTCGCCTGGCTTTCGCTGGATCCAATGGCCGACAGCGGCAGATCGTTCATCCTGCATCTGATCCGCGCGGTCGGGCGCGCCTTGCCCGCGCCTGACATGGCGCTGCAGAACCTGATCACCTCGGAATCCCTGTCTGCGACCGGCGCGCTTGCGGCACTTGTCGCAGCGGTTCTGGCAGCCGGGCGGCCCCTGGTCCTCGTGCTTGATGACCTTCACCGCCTGACCTCTGCAGAAGCCCTCGCCTTCCTGCAATCGCTGATTGATCACGCGCCCTCCCGGCTCCATATCGTGCTGATCTCGCGCAGCGATCCGCCTTTGCATCTGGCGCATCTCCGGGCGCGCGGGCAGCTGGTCCGTATCCCCGACAGCGCGCTGCGCTTCTCGCGGGCCGAGACGGCGGATTTCCTGCATGAAAGCCTCGGGCTCACGATGGAACCCGCAGAGCTGACGACGCTCCATACCCGGACCGAGGGCTGGATCGCGGCGCTGCAACTCGCCGGTCTCGCGATGAATGAGGAAGGCGACCGGCCGGGCTTTCTTGCACGGTTTTCCGGCGCAGATGGTGATATTGCCGCCTTTCTGGGCCAGGAGGTTCTGTCGCGGCTGCCCGGCGATATGATGGATTTCCTCAGCCGCAGCGCGGTACTGGAATGGTTCGATGCCGATCTGGCGGCGCAGGTGACCGGGCATCAGGATGCAGCGGCGATGATCCGGCGCATCGACCAGGCGAACCTGTTCCTTGTGGCGCTGACGCCCTCGCGCACGACCTTCCGCTACCATCACCTTTTTGCCGATCTCTTGCGCAGCCTGCCCCGCACCGCCGAACTGGCCCCGGCGCTGAACCGCGCCGCCGCCGATTGCCTTTCCGCACGCGGGCTGGAAATCGACGCGGTGCATTATGCCCTGGCGGCGGGTGATACGCTGCGCGCGGCCGAACTGGTCGAGACCTGCTGCATGGCGGCAGTCAAGCTCGGCCAGATCACCCGGCTGCGCGCCTGGCTTGAACGGCTGCCGCCGGGCGTGAATGACAGCCGGCCGCGTTTGCTGCTGGCCCAGGCCTGGGTCTATTTCCATTCCAGCGCGCCGCGCCGGGCGCTGACCTGCGTGCGTGCCGCCCGCGATCTCCTGCGCCAGACGCAGTCTGACGCAGCTTTGCCGCGCGAGACCCATGCCGCGCTCTGGGCCGAGATGCAGGTGCTGGGGGTAGGCGCGCTTTCGGCCGGGGAACGCTCTGCCCGGGCGCGGCGGATGGCGCTGACCCTGTTGCCCGGCCTGCCGCATCAGGAACATTTCCTGCGCGGCACGCTGAACAATGTGCTCGGGTTTTGCGAGTATCCGCTGGGCAGCCTTGGCCCCGCGCGCCTTGCCTGTAGCCGGGGCCGCGCGGCGCATGAACAGGCCGGATCGGTCTTTGGCATGGCCTATTCCGAGCTGATCCTCGGGCTGATCGAGAAATCCGCCGGCAATCTGCAAATCGCGCGTCAGCATTTCGCCTCTGGCGCCGATATGGCGCGCGAGGCGCTTGGCGCGGGATCTTATGCCGAGGCGATGGCTGCGGTCTTCCAGGCCGAGCTTGCCTATGAAAGCGACGATCTCGACGCCGCCGCGCGACACCTGGCCGACCATCGCGGTGAGATGGAGGCTTTTGGCCTTGTGGTCCATGAGATGACGGTGCGCCTGTCAGCTGCGCGGCTGTCGGCGGCGCGGGGCGAGACGGCAGCCGCCATCGCGATCCTCTCCGAGGCCGAGGTTTCCGGCGCCCGCAACCATTACCGCCGGCTGGTCGCTTCAGCGCTGAACGATCATGTCCGGCTCTTGCTGGCCGGGGGCAATGCGGCGCTGGCGCGGGGTGTGCTGATGGCGCGCGGCGTCAGCGAAGACAGCAGTGAGAGCCCCGGCGCGCCTTCGACCGCGCATGAGATGGAACAGATCGCGCTTTCACGGGTGCTGATCGCCGAAGGCACTGCCGCCGCCGCGCATGAGCGTCTGACCCGCATCGTCGGGCGGCTGCGCTATTCGGGGCGGCTCAGACGGCTGGTGCAGGTTCAGGCGGTGAACGCCATCGCCGCGCTGAACGCCGGCGAGCGCATGGCCGCCCTGAATGCGATTTCCGAAGCTGTCGAGACCGCTTTTCGTCAGGGCGCGCTGCGCAGCCTGCTGGATGAGGGCGCAGCCCTTGCGCGGGTGATCGACTGGGCAAGGCCGCGCATCCCGTCCTGGTCGCGTGACGTGGCGCTTTCCGCCTTTGTCACGGGCCTCCATTCCCGGCTGGCTCCCTCAGCACCTGCTGCCGGGCCACAGACCCAGGCCCCGCCACCGCTCCTGTCGCCAAAAGAGGCCGAGGTCGCGGCGGCCTTGCAGGCCGGAGCTTCGAACCGCGAGATTTCCGAACAGCTTGCGATTTCGATGGATACGGTGAAATGGCATCTGAAGAATATTTTCTCCAAGCTTGGTGTCTCCAGCCGCATTCAGGCGGTGCTGGCCTTGTCGGCCAGGGGAGACCGCCCGGACCCCCACCCGAAAGGGTGGTGA
- a CDS encoding ABC transporter ATP-binding protein has protein sequence MSLLEISGLEVTYGVQRVISGISLTVKEGEFAALVGPNGHGKTTVLRAISGLARARAGEIRLDGQSLTRARPDRIVAAGVIHVPQGDLLFPGMSVLDNLRMGAYLPEAARDEARRLDEVFTLLPKLRDRQAQTASTLSGGERRMVGIGRGLMAGGRILMLDEPSLGLAPIVIDQIYELVQALAKSGRTILVVEENAIRIADMADRMHLLDNGAIAWSGTGQEFLSSPEIFATYLGG, from the coding sequence ATGAGCCTGTTGGAAATCAGCGGTCTCGAGGTCACTTATGGTGTGCAGCGGGTGATAAGCGGCATTTCGCTGACGGTCAAAGAGGGCGAATTCGCGGCGCTGGTCGGCCCGAACGGGCATGGGAAAACCACGGTTCTGCGCGCGATTTCAGGCCTTGCCCGCGCACGCGCCGGTGAGATCCGCCTTGACGGCCAGTCGCTGACCCGCGCGCGGCCCGACCGCATCGTCGCGGCGGGCGTCATCCATGTGCCGCAGGGCGATCTCTTGTTTCCGGGCATGTCGGTGCTCGACAATCTCAGGATGGGCGCCTACCTCCCCGAGGCTGCGCGCGATGAGGCACGCCGTCTTGATGAGGTCTTTACGCTGCTGCCGAAACTGCGCGACCGGCAGGCTCAGACTGCCTCGACCCTTTCAGGTGGCGAGCGGCGCATGGTCGGGATCGGGCGCGGGCTGATGGCGGGCGGGCGGATCCTGATGCTCGATGAACCCTCTCTCGGGCTCGCCCCCATCGTGATTGACCAGATCTATGAGCTGGTGCAGGCGCTGGCGAAATCGGGGCGCACTATTCTGGTGGTCGAGGAAAATGCCATTCGCATCGCGGATATGGCTGACCGGATGCATCTTCTCGACAATGGCGCCATCGCCTGGTCGGGAACGGGGCAGGAGTTCCTGTCTTCTCCGGAAATTTTCGCCACATATCTGGGGGGCTGA